The sequence below is a genomic window from bacterium.
CCAGCGGGCGATGGCGCCGTGGTCGCCGGAGAGCAGGATCTCGGGCACGCTCGCGCCGCGGAACTCGGGCGGGCGCGTGTACTGCGGGTACTCGAGCAGGCCGTCCTGGAAGGACTCCTGCTCGGCCGACTCGGCGCAGCCGAGCACGCCGGGGACGAGGCGGGCGACGGCGTCGATGACGACGATGGCGGCGATCTCGCCGCCGGAGACCACGACGTCGCCGATCGACAGCTCCTCGTCGACGTAGGCGCGCACCCGCTCGTCGACGCCCTCGTAGCGGCCGCAGATCAGCGCCAGCGCCGGCCGCGTCGCCAGGGCGCGGGCGCGGCCGGCGTCGAACACCGCGCCCTGCGGCGTCAGCAGCACGCGATGCGGCCGGTCGGCGTCGCACCCGGTCGCCTCGATCGCGGCGACCAACGGCTCCGGCTTCATCACCATGCCGGCGCCGCCGCCATACGGCGTATCGTCGGTGACCCGGTGCCGGTCGGCGGCGTGGGCGCGGATGTCGTGGAAGGTGAAGTCGATGGCGCCGCGCTCGCGGCCCTTCTTGAGCATGGTCGCGTCGATCACCGACGCGAACAGCTCCGGGAACAGCGTGACGACGTGGAAGCGCATCACTCGTCGCCGAGCAGACCGGGAAGCGGATGGACGACCAGGCGGCGGTGGGCCACGTCGATCTCGGCGATGACGTCGGCCACCATCGGCACCAGCACCTCGCGCCGCGCGTCGCGGACGACGCACACGTCGTTGCTGCCGGTGACCAGCATCTCGCGCACCGTGCCCAGGACCTGGCCCGCGGTCGTCACGACCTCGCAGCCGAGCAGGTCGACGTGGTACACCGCGTCGCCCTCGGGCGGCGGCAGCGCGGCGCGCGCCACGGCGACGCGGCAGCCCACCAACGCCTCGGCCGCGGCGGCGTCGTCGACCCCGGCCAGCCGCAACAGCACGAACCGCTTGTGCCAGCGGGCGCCGTGCACGCGACGCGTCTCGCTCCGGCCGTCGGGGTGCAGCAGCACGAGGCTGCCGCTCGCCGCCGCAACCTCGGATGCCGGGTTGTGCGGCAGCAGCCGCAGCTCGCCGCGGATGCCGTGGATGTTGACGAGCGGCCCGAGCTCGACCAACGGCTCGGCGGCGGCGGGCGATTCGGCCGGCGGAAGCGGCCGGCCGGTGGGCTCCATCAGGGCGCCCGGGTTACTGCTCTTCGACGATCTCGAGGACGACCTTGCGATTGGCGCGCGATGCCGCGGCATTGAGAATGGTGCGAATCGACTTCGCGGTGCGTCCCTGCTTCCCGATGATCCGGCCCAGATCCTCCTTGGCGACCTTCAACTCCACCACCGACGCCGTGTCCCCGTGGGTCTCCTTCACCTCCACGGCGTCGGGGTTGTTGACGAGCTGACGCGCCAGGTACTGGACCAGTTCCTTCATGTGGTGCCTCCGGCGGGATCGGGCGCGAGCTGGACGCCGCTCTTCTTGATCAGTTGCGCGACGGTCGCGCTCGGCTGCGCCCCGCGCTTCAACCACTCCGCCAATCGCTCGGCCTTGAATTCGATGCGCGAAGGCTTCTGGCGGGGGTCGTAGAGCCCCACCTGCTCGAGACGGCCGCCATCGCCTGCGTTCCGCTTGTCGGTGACGACGATGCGGTAGAAGGGGTTTTTCTTGCCGCCGTGACGAGCCAATCGGATGACTGCGGACATGTGAAATTCCTACTCCTCTCCCTGGGGCCTGACAATCATCAGCCCAGTCCGGGCGGCATGCCTCTGCCGGCAAAGCGCGCCACGTGTTTCATCATCTTCTTCGTCTGCTGGAACTGCTTGAGGAACTTGTTGACCTCGGCCACCGACACGCCGCTGCCGGCGGCGATGCGGCGGCGGCGACTGCCGTTGATGAGGGTCGCGTTGTCGCGCTCCTCGCGCGTCATCGAGTTGATGATCGCCTCGGTGCGGCGGAGCTCGACCTCCGCCGCCGACATGTCCATCCCCTTCACCAGCTTGTTCATGCCGGGGATCATCTTCAGCAGGTCGCCGACCGCGCCCATCTTGCGCACGGCGCGCAACTGATCGCGGAAGTCATCGAGCGTGAACTCGTTGCGGCGCAGCTTCTTCTGCAACGCCAGGGCCTGCTTCTCGTCGTAGACCTGCTCCGCCTTCTCGATCAGCGTCAGCACGTCGCCCATGCCGAGGATGCGCGTCGCCATCCGATCGGGATGGAAGACCTCGAGCGCGTCGAGCTTCTCGCCGACGCCGGCGAAGAGCACCGGCGCGCCGGTGACGGCGCGCACCGACAGCGCGGCGCCGCCGCGCGCGTCGCCGTCGAGCTTGGTCATCACCACGCCGCCGAGCGGCACCCGGGCGTGGAATCCCTTGGCGACGTTGACCGCGTCCTGGCCGGTCATCGCGTCGACCACCAGCACCGTCAGGTGCGGATGCACCGCGGCGCCGATGCGCTCGAGCTCCGCCATCAGCGCGTCGTCGATCTGCAGGCGACCCGCGGTGTCGAGCAGGACGACGTCGCAGGCGCGATTCTTCGCCGCCTCGACGCCGGCCTTGCACACCGCGACCGGATCGCTGTCCGCCGTCGTCGGATGCACCGGCACGTCGATCTGTCCGGCCAGCGTCGTCAGTTGCTCGATGGCGGCCGGGCGGTAGACGTCCGCCGGCACGAGGTAGGGCGTGCGCTTGCGCTGCGTCTTCAGCCACCGCGCCAGTTTCGCGACCGTCGTCGTCTTGCCGGCGCCGTTCAGGCCGACGAGCATGATCACCACCGGCGGCGTCGCCGCCAGGTCCAACTCGACCGCCTGGCCGCCCATCAGCGCCGTCAGCTCGCCGCGGACGATCTTGATGAAGTGCTGCTCGGGGGTGAGGCTCGCCAGCACCTCGGCGCCCAGGGATTGCTGGCGGACGCGCTCGGTGAAGTCGCGGACGATGTCGATCTGGACGTCGGCCTCGAGCAACGCCAGGCGCACCTCGCGCACGGCGTCCTCGATGTTGCGCTCGCTGATCTTGCCGTGCCCGCGCAGCCGCTTGACGGTCTGCTCGAGCTTGTCGCTGAGGGTGTCGAACATCGGGTGGGAACGGTCCCCGGACGGCCGGGGAAATCCGTTACCTACCCAAGGGGTTACGGGGTGTCAACGCGGTCCGAACGGGGCGCCCGGCGGCGACGGGTCCGAAAGGGCATCCCAGGGCAGGCCCGAGGTCCGCCCTGGTGGACGTCGCTCGGCGTGACGCTGCCTACGGTTGCTGGGCGGCGGGCGCGGCGGCCAGCTTGGCCTTGAGCTCCTCGACCTGGCGTTGGAGCTCCTTCTTGTCGCGCTCGATGAGCGTGATCTGGCTGCTCTTGGTGTCCCGCTCCTTGATGACGTTCTGCACCTTGTCGTTGAGCTCCTCGACCTGGGCCTGCAGCTTCGTGGCCTGGCCCCAGAGCTGCCAGCCGAGGAACAGTCCGGCCAGGAACACCACCAGGCCGATCACGCCCCACTGGGCGAAGGTCCAGACCTTGTCGCGGAGGGCTTCGGCTTCGCTCTGCTGCACCTGCTCCATGGTATCCTCGCTGCAACGCTGAGAGGGTGTTCGGGCGCTGTACCACAGGGCTTCCGTGCGTGGAAAGCGGAGCGGGGGGCGCCCCGCCGGACGCCCTCCACCTGATATGGATGGACGCACGCCGATCGTCGACGAGGTGTCGCTCCGCACGCGGGTGCGACGCTCTCGGCGTCCCCGCGCCCCCGCCTCACATGCCACGTGGCAGAGGCAGCGGAGGCATCGCGCTTGCTTGGGCAGGGGTCCGTGCAGGCGATGATCCGAGAAGCCGACGCCATCGTGCGCAAGCAGCGCTTCCTGCTCTGCCGCTATGCGCTGATCCTGGTCACCGGCGCGGTCGGCTTCCTGGAGACCCAGGACGGGTCGCCGGCGCCCATCGCCATCCTGGTCGCCGTCGCCATCGCCTCCAACGTCTTCCTCGGCACGGTGCCGCCGTTCAGCTTCTTCGACGCCACCATGCAGGCGCCGATCCTGATCACCGACACGGCGATGGTCTCGGCGGTGCTGCTGGTCTCGCGCGCCAGCCAGGAGTTCTACCTGTTCTTCTTCTTCGTCCTCATCATGGCGGCGAAGATCGACAACCTGACCCTGCTGGGCGGCGGCGCGGCGCTGATCGGTCTGTTGAGCCTGCTGTTCACCGACACCAGCGGCGGCTGGTTGAGCCCGCTGCTGATGCGCATCCCGTTCATGCTCGCCGCGGCCCTGTTCTACGGCTACGTCGTGCTCCCGGAGCGCACCGGGCAGATGACCCCGCTGGCGCCGATGCGCAAGGCGCGGCCCGCGGCCGCCAAGGCGCGCGTCGCGGCGTAGGCGCCGGTCGCGCGGACCGCCAGGTCGGCGCGACATCGCGGATCCGCGCGATACGCGCTCGCTTGCCCGGGCGGGGGGCGCCGGGTATTCCCGGAAGCTCCTCACCGAAGGGATTCCCCGTGCGCACAGCTCCAACCTCCGCCTCGCCGGTGGCGTGGATGGCGATCGCCATCGCGTCCGGCGCCTTCGCGGTGCTCGCCTACGATGCCTGGCTCGGCCGACTCGGTCTGCCGGCGCTGGGCGCGCTGCTCGTCGCCTTCATCGCCTTCTGGGCCGGCCGCCGCGGCCTCCCGCTGCCCAGCCGCGCCACCGCCGACCTGACGGCGAAGGTGCTCTTCACCGTCGTCGGCATGGTCGCCCTGCTGCGCCATCCGATCCCGGTCGAGGGCGGCGAGCGGCTGCCGATCTACGACGCGATCCTGCAGTACCTCCCCTACGTCGATCCGCGCCTGTTCGTCCTGTTCGGCCTGCTGGCCATGCTGGTGAAGGCCCTCGGCGTCGTCTCCTCCGCCTACGCCTGGCATCTGCTGCTGGTCGGGCAGCGCATCCGCTACCCGTTCTGGCAGGCGATCTTCACCGCCTTCCTGATCGGACGCTTCATCGGCACCTTCCTGCCGAGCACCATCGGCCTCGACGGCTACACGCTGTACGAAGCGGGCCGCTACTCGAACCAGTGGTCGCGCGCCGTCACCGCGAAGATGCTGGAGAAGCTGATCGGCATCACCGGCCTCTTCCTCGGCATGGTCCTCACCCTGCCGTTCGGCTACCAGGTCATCGTCGACGTCACCCACCACGCCAGCCGACCGCACGCCGCGCCGCTGGTCGCCGGGCTGATCATCGCCGTCGCCGGCGGCATCTGCGCCGCGGTGATCCTGATTCTCGCCTGGCCGCGGCTGCTCACCGGCGCGCTGGCGATCTTCGGCAACTGGCTGCCCGGCGGCCTGCGCGGCCGCGTCGAGCAACTCGGCAGCGCCCTCGGCGCCTACCATGGGCAGGTCGGCCTGTTGTTCG
It includes:
- the trmD gene encoding tRNA (guanosine(37)-N1)-methyltransferase TrmD — its product is MRFHVVTLFPELFASVIDATMLKKGRERGAIDFTFHDIRAHAADRHRVTDDTPYGGGAGMVMKPEPLVAAIEATGCDADRPHRVLLTPQGAVFDAGRARALATRPALALICGRYEGVDERVRAYVDEELSIGDVVVSGGEIAAIVVIDAVARLVPGVLGCAESAEQESFQDGLLEYPQYTRPPEFRGASVPEILLSGDHGAIARWRRREALRRTLERRPDLLARAALSDDDRRILDELKRPPKRQ
- the rimM gene encoding 16S rRNA processing protein RimM is translated as MEPTGRPLPPAESPAAAEPLVELGPLVNIHGIRGELRLLPHNPASEVAAASGSLVLLHPDGRSETRRVHGARWHKRFVLLRLAGVDDAAAAEALVGCRVAVARAALPPPEGDAVYHVDLLGCEVVTTAGQVLGTVREMLVTGSNDVCVVRDARREVLVPMVADVIAEIDVAHRRLVVHPLPGLLGDE
- a CDS encoding KH domain-containing protein; amino-acid sequence: MKELVQYLARQLVNNPDAVEVKETHGDTASVVELKVAKEDLGRIIGKQGRTAKSIRTILNAAASRANRKVVLEIVEEQ
- the rpsP gene encoding 30S ribosomal protein S16 — translated: MSAVIRLARHGGKKNPFYRIVVTDKRNAGDGGRLEQVGLYDPRQKPSRIEFKAERLAEWLKRGAQPSATVAQLIKKSGVQLAPDPAGGTT
- the ffh gene encoding signal recognition particle protein, producing the protein MFDTLSDKLEQTVKRLRGHGKISERNIEDAVREVRLALLEADVQIDIVRDFTERVRQQSLGAEVLASLTPEQHFIKIVRGELTALMGGQAVELDLAATPPVVIMLVGLNGAGKTTTVAKLARWLKTQRKRTPYLVPADVYRPAAIEQLTTLAGQIDVPVHPTTADSDPVAVCKAGVEAAKNRACDVVLLDTAGRLQIDDALMAELERIGAAVHPHLTVLVVDAMTGQDAVNVAKGFHARVPLGGVVMTKLDGDARGGAALSVRAVTGAPVLFAGVGEKLDALEVFHPDRMATRILGMGDVLTLIEKAEQVYDEKQALALQKKLRRNEFTLDDFRDQLRAVRKMGAVGDLLKMIPGMNKLVKGMDMSAAEVELRRTEAIINSMTREERDNATLINGSRRRRIAAGSGVSVAEVNKFLKQFQQTKKMMKHVARFAGRGMPPGLG
- a CDS encoding flippase-like domain-containing protein codes for the protein MRTAPTSASPVAWMAIAIASGAFAVLAYDAWLGRLGLPALGALLVAFIAFWAGRRGLPLPSRATADLTAKVLFTVVGMVALLRHPIPVEGGERLPIYDAILQYLPYVDPRLFVLFGLLAMLVKALGVVSSAYAWHLLLVGQRIRYPFWQAIFTAFLIGRFIGTFLPSTIGLDGYTLYEAGRYSNQWSRAVTAKMLEKLIGITGLFLGMVLTLPFGYQVIVDVTHHASRPHAAPLVAGLIIAVAGGICAAVILILAWPRLLTGALAIFGNWLPGGLRGRVEQLGSALGAYHGQVGLLFAALFSKFVTHFTTAVVYYFTALAIGVVGAQFWPIVFGSTIQILGTVFAPTIAGEGAREAFQALLLQKQLGGVPQAVLSAALGFIAAEAATLWGGAFLLVRKPGWRPTFTRVDDAPVDYAWIDDREAVDFQRAAKMAAAARR